From the genome of Pantoea alfalfae, one region includes:
- the putP gene encoding sodium/proline symporter PutP, with translation MSVSTPMLVTFVVYILGMVLIGFAAYRSTKNFDDYILGGRSLGSVVTALSAGASDMSGWLLMGLPGAIFISGISESWIAIGLTIGAWLNWKIVAGRLRVQTEHHNNALTLPDFFTSRFEDHSKILRVISAIVILVFFTIYCASGVVAGARLFESTFGMDYQTALWAGAAATILYTLVGGFLAVSWTDTVQASLMIFALILTPVFVIIAVGGWSDSLTVIEAKSLENLDMLKGLNFVAVISLLGWGLGYFGQPHILARFMAADSHRSIRTARRIGMAWMVLCLAGAVAVGFFGIAYFQNNPTLATGVNDNAERVFIELARILFNPWIAGILLSAILAAVMSTLSCQLLVCSSALTEDLYKGFLRKNASQKELVWVGRLMVLLVALIAIALASNPENRVLGLVSYAWAGFGAAFGPVVLFGVCWKRMNRNGALAGMIIGALTVLVWKQYGWLGLYEIIPGFIFASIAIVVFSLMGREPSAEAQQRFAAAEAEFQTK, from the coding sequence ATGAGTGTAAGTACACCGATGCTGGTGACCTTTGTGGTTTATATTCTTGGGATGGTATTAATCGGTTTTGCGGCTTATCGCTCGACCAAAAACTTCGATGATTACATCCTCGGTGGCCGCAGTCTGGGTAGCGTGGTCACGGCACTCTCTGCCGGTGCATCCGATATGAGCGGCTGGCTGCTGATGGGCTTACCGGGAGCCATTTTCATTTCCGGCATCTCTGAGAGCTGGATTGCGATTGGCCTGACTATCGGTGCCTGGCTGAACTGGAAAATCGTGGCCGGTCGCCTGCGTGTTCAGACCGAACATCACAATAACGCGCTGACCCTGCCGGACTTCTTTACCAGCCGCTTTGAAGACCACAGTAAAATTCTGCGCGTCATCTCCGCTATTGTGATTCTGGTATTCTTCACCATCTACTGCGCCTCGGGCGTGGTGGCCGGTGCGCGTCTGTTTGAAAGCACCTTTGGTATGGACTACCAGACGGCTCTGTGGGCGGGTGCAGCAGCGACCATTCTCTATACGCTGGTGGGCGGTTTCCTGGCGGTGAGCTGGACCGATACCGTTCAGGCAAGCCTGATGATTTTTGCGCTGATCCTGACCCCGGTGTTTGTCATTATCGCAGTAGGCGGCTGGTCCGATTCGCTGACGGTGATTGAGGCGAAAAGCCTTGAAAACCTCGATATGCTCAAAGGGCTGAACTTCGTCGCGGTCATCTCCCTGCTCGGCTGGGGTCTGGGCTACTTCGGGCAACCCCATATTCTGGCGCGCTTTATGGCGGCAGATTCGCATCGCTCTATCCGCACCGCACGCCGTATCGGTATGGCGTGGATGGTGCTCTGTCTGGCGGGCGCGGTGGCCGTCGGTTTCTTCGGTATCGCCTACTTCCAGAACAACCCGACCCTGGCAACCGGCGTCAATGACAACGCTGAGCGCGTCTTTATCGAGCTGGCACGCATTCTCTTCAACCCGTGGATTGCCGGTATTCTGCTGTCAGCGATTCTGGCAGCCGTGATGTCCACGCTGAGCTGTCAGCTGCTGGTCTGCTCCAGCGCCCTGACCGAAGACCTCTATAAAGGCTTCCTGCGCAAAAATGCCAGTCAGAAAGAGCTGGTATGGGTAGGGCGTCTGATGGTGCTGCTGGTGGCGTTGATTGCGATTGCGCTGGCGTCAAACCCGGAAAACCGTGTGCTGGGCCTGGTAAGCTACGCATGGGCGGGTTTTGGTGCGGCGTTTGGTCCGGTAGTGCTGTTTGGCGTCTGCTGGAAGCGTATGAACCGCAACGGTGCGCTGGCGGGGATGATCATCGGTGCGCTGACCGTGCTGGTATGGAAACAGTATGGCTGGCTGGGACTGTATGAAATCATTCCTGGCTTCATCTTCGCCAGCATCGCGATTGTAGTCTTCAGCCTGATGGGACGTGAACCTTCAGCCGAAGCGCAGCAGCGCTTTGCTGCCGCAGAAGCGGAGTTCCAGACCAAATAA
- the efeU gene encoding iron uptake transporter permease EfeU: protein MFVPFLIMLREGLEAALIVSLIASYLKRTQRTQWFPAMWAGVFIAAALCLGLGLFINATTGEFPQKEQELFEGIVAVIAVVILTSMVFWMRKVARNIRVELEQAVDQALQRSGRGGLALVLMVFLAVAREGLESVFFLLAAFTQDVGYAPPIGAVLGLATAVVLGMLLYWGGIRLNMAHFFRWTSVFILFVAAGLAAGAIRAFHEAGLWNRFQDVAFDLSNTLSTHSLFGTLLEGILGYQETPSVSEVTIYFVYLIPALILFFMPARPAASATV from the coding sequence ATGTTTGTTCCATTTCTCATCATGCTGCGCGAAGGGCTTGAAGCCGCGCTGATAGTCAGCCTGATAGCCAGCTATCTCAAGCGCACCCAGCGCACCCAATGGTTTCCGGCAATGTGGGCTGGCGTGTTTATCGCCGCTGCGCTCTGTCTGGGTCTGGGTCTGTTTATCAATGCCACTACCGGTGAATTCCCGCAAAAAGAGCAGGAGCTGTTTGAGGGCATCGTGGCGGTGATTGCGGTGGTGATCCTGACCTCAATGGTGTTCTGGATGCGCAAAGTCGCCCGAAACATCCGGGTCGAACTTGAGCAGGCGGTCGATCAGGCGCTGCAACGTTCCGGTCGGGGCGGTCTGGCGCTGGTGCTGATGGTATTTCTTGCCGTGGCACGTGAAGGGCTGGAGTCGGTGTTCTTCCTGCTGGCGGCCTTTACGCAGGATGTCGGTTATGCGCCGCCGATCGGCGCGGTACTGGGTCTGGCAACCGCCGTGGTGCTGGGCATGCTGCTTTACTGGGGCGGTATACGCCTGAACATGGCGCATTTCTTCCGCTGGACCAGCGTCTTCATCCTGTTTGTCGCAGCGGGCCTGGCAGCCGGTGCGATTCGCGCCTTCCACGAAGCAGGATTGTGGAATCGCTTTCAGGATGTGGCCTTCGATCTCAGCAATACCTTATCGACCCATTCGCTGTTCGGTACGCTGCTGGAAGGCATTCTGGGTTATCAGGAGACGCCAAGCGTGAGTGAAGTGACGATTTACTTCGTCTATCTGATCCCGGCGCTGATTCTGTTCTTTATGCCTGCGCGGCCTGCAGCGTCGGCAACGGTCTAA
- the efeO gene encoding iron uptake system protein EfeO: protein MTMRFRRKALLLPLLAISASATAAIPQVTVSVNDRQCEPMNLTVKAGKTQFLIKNNSQKALEWEILKGVLVVEERENIAPGFSQKLTANLEAGEYEMTCGLLSNPKGKLIVKGEGAATNSTSARMQLEGPITEYKAYVTEQVNQLVSSTQVFTDAVKAGDVEKAKALFAPTRQYYERIEPIAELFSDLDGSIDAREDDYEKKSADPKFTGFHRLEKALFADNSTKGMADYAEQLNKDVKDLQVRISELAFPPAKVVGGAAGLIEEVASSKISGEEDRYSRTDLWDFQANIDGAQKIVELLRPLVSKANPQLLAKVDANFKKVDAILSKYRTQTGFESYEKLTSADRNALKGPITALAEDLSLLRGTLGLD from the coding sequence ATGACAATGCGTTTCCGCCGCAAGGCGCTGCTGCTTCCTCTGCTGGCAATCTCCGCATCGGCTACCGCAGCGATTCCTCAGGTTACCGTAAGCGTCAATGACAGGCAGTGTGAGCCGATGAACCTGACGGTCAAGGCTGGCAAAACCCAGTTCCTGATTAAAAATAACAGCCAGAAAGCGCTGGAGTGGGAGATCCTCAAAGGCGTGCTGGTGGTGGAAGAGCGTGAAAATATCGCACCGGGCTTCAGTCAGAAGCTGACCGCTAATCTGGAAGCGGGTGAATATGAGATGACCTGTGGCCTGCTGAGCAATCCAAAAGGCAAGCTGATTGTAAAAGGTGAGGGCGCAGCGACAAACAGCACTTCCGCACGTATGCAGCTCGAAGGGCCGATCACCGAATATAAAGCTTATGTGACGGAGCAGGTGAACCAGCTGGTGAGCAGCACTCAGGTATTCACGGACGCGGTTAAAGCGGGCGATGTGGAAAAAGCCAAAGCGCTGTTTGCCCCAACGCGTCAGTACTATGAGCGCATTGAGCCGATTGCTGAGCTGTTCTCCGATCTCGACGGCAGCATTGATGCCCGCGAAGATGACTACGAAAAGAAATCAGCCGATCCGAAGTTCACCGGTTTCCACCGTCTGGAGAAAGCGCTGTTTGCTGATAACAGCACCAAAGGCATGGCGGACTACGCTGAGCAGCTGAATAAAGATGTGAAAGATCTGCAGGTGCGCATCAGTGAGCTGGCCTTTCCGCCAGCCAAAGTGGTCGGCGGCGCAGCCGGTCTGATTGAAGAAGTGGCCTCCAGCAAGATTTCCGGCGAAGAAGATCGCTACAGCCGCACCGACCTGTGGGATTTCCAGGCCAATATCGATGGCGCACAGAAAATCGTTGAGCTGCTGCGCCCTCTGGTGAGCAAAGCGAATCCGCAACTGCTGGCCAAAGTTGACGCCAACTTTAAAAAAGTGGATGCGATCCTGAGCAAGTACCGCACCCAGACCGGTTTCGAATCCTATGAGAAGCTGACCAGCGCCGACCGTAACGCGCTGAAAGGGCCGATCACCGCGCTGGCGGAAGATCTTTCATTACTTCGTGGCACTCTGGGTCTGGATTAA
- the efeB gene encoding iron uptake transporter deferrochelatase/peroxidase subunit produces MSRKEDDAQPARRRLLKGLGLLGGAAAIGGGCPFHTAAADSFSPGTVTPQARQQTQPFYGQHQAGITTPQQASMMLVAFDLLSSDKAELKRLFQLLTQRIAFLTTGGPAPAVTNPQLPPMDSGILGATIAPDNLTITVSVGHSLFDERFGLAPRKPKKLQPMTRFPNDSLDASQCHGDLLLQICANTQDTVIHALRDIIKHTPDLLGVRWRREGFISDHAARSQGQETPINLLGFKDGTANPDTHDSALMKQLLWVTADQDEPAWARNGSYQAVRLIRFHVEMWDRTPLGEQQTIFGREKLSGAPLGMKHERDVPDYARDPDGDVIALDAHIRLANPRTPETASSLMLRRGYSYSAGISASGQLEMGLLFVCYQHDLERGFLTVQQRLNGEALEEYIRPFGGGYFFVLPGVPDASHYLAQSLLEA; encoded by the coding sequence ATGAGTCGTAAGGAAGATGACGCGCAGCCTGCGCGCCGTCGTTTACTGAAAGGACTGGGTCTGCTGGGCGGGGCTGCGGCTATCGGCGGCGGCTGTCCGTTCCATACCGCTGCCGCTGACAGCTTTTCGCCAGGTACGGTGACGCCGCAGGCGCGACAGCAGACGCAGCCGTTTTATGGTCAGCATCAGGCGGGGATCACGACGCCCCAGCAGGCATCAATGATGCTGGTGGCGTTTGACCTGCTCAGCAGCGATAAAGCCGAACTGAAGCGTCTGTTTCAGCTGCTGACCCAGCGTATCGCCTTTCTCACGACGGGCGGTCCGGCACCTGCGGTCACCAATCCGCAACTGCCACCGATGGATTCCGGCATTCTGGGGGCGACGATCGCGCCGGATAATCTGACGATTACCGTATCGGTCGGGCATTCGCTGTTTGATGAACGCTTTGGTCTGGCGCCGCGTAAGCCGAAAAAATTGCAGCCGATGACGCGCTTCCCCAATGATTCGCTGGATGCCAGCCAGTGTCATGGGGACCTGCTGTTGCAGATTTGTGCCAATACGCAGGATACGGTGATTCATGCCCTGCGTGACATCATCAAGCATACGCCCGATCTGCTGGGTGTACGCTGGCGGCGTGAAGGCTTTATCTCCGACCACGCGGCACGCAGTCAGGGGCAGGAGACGCCGATCAATCTGCTGGGCTTTAAAGATGGCACCGCGAATCCGGATACTCACGATTCTGCGTTAATGAAACAGCTGCTTTGGGTGACCGCGGACCAGGATGAACCTGCCTGGGCACGCAACGGCAGCTATCAGGCCGTGCGGCTTATCCGCTTTCACGTCGAAATGTGGGACCGCACGCCGCTGGGTGAGCAGCAGACTATCTTTGGACGCGAGAAGCTGAGCGGCGCGCCGCTGGGGATGAAGCATGAGCGTGACGTTCCGGATTACGCCCGTGATCCGGACGGCGATGTGATTGCACTGGATGCGCATATCCGTCTTGCTAACCCTCGTACACCTGAGACGGCCAGCAGCCTGATGCTGCGACGTGGCTACAGTTACTCGGCGGGTATCTCCGCATCCGGCCAGCTGGAGATGGGGCTGCTGTTCGTCTGCTACCAGCACGATCTGGAACGTGGGTTTCTGACCGTGCAGCAGCGTCTGAACGGTGAAGCGCTGGAAGAATATATCCGGCCTTTTGGCGGCGGTTACTTTTTCGTTTTACCCGGTGTCCCCGACGCCAGCCATTATTTAGCACAGTCGTTGCTGGAAGCCTGA
- the phoH gene encoding phosphate starvation-inducible protein PhoH, translated as MGRQKAVIKARREARRVLRNDSRSHRQREEESVTSLVHMSGLDAIGMARDTRDRLPIEARNEAQAHYLNAIERKQLIFATGEAGCGKTWISAAKAAEALINKDIDRIIVTRPVLQADEDLGFLPGDISEKFAPYFRPVYDILVKRLGTSFMQYCLRPEIAKVEIAPFAYMRGRTFENAVVILDEAQNVTAAQMKMFLTRLGENVTVIVNGDITQCDLPAGVPSGLADALARFEEDEMVGIVRFGKEDCVRSALCQRTLHAYS; from the coding sequence ATGGGAAGACAGAAAGCAGTGATCAAAGCGCGTCGTGAAGCAAGAAGAGTGCTTCGTAATGACTCCCGGAGTCATCGTCAGCGTGAAGAAGAGTCGGTCACTTCGCTGGTGCATATGAGCGGACTGGATGCCATTGGCATGGCGCGCGATACGCGTGACCGGTTGCCGATTGAAGCCCGTAATGAAGCTCAGGCGCACTATCTTAACGCCATAGAGAGAAAACAGCTGATCTTCGCAACCGGTGAAGCCGGGTGCGGTAAAACCTGGATCAGTGCTGCGAAAGCGGCTGAAGCCCTGATTAATAAGGATATCGACAGGATTATCGTTACGCGCCCGGTACTTCAGGCAGATGAGGATTTGGGATTCCTGCCCGGTGATATTTCTGAGAAATTCGCCCCTTATTTTCGCCCGGTTTATGACATTCTGGTTAAACGTCTTGGCACATCATTTATGCAATATTGTCTGCGTCCGGAAATTGCCAAGGTAGAGATTGCGCCCTTCGCCTATATGCGAGGCCGCACCTTTGAAAATGCTGTGGTGATTCTGGACGAGGCGCAGAACGTGACCGCCGCGCAGATGAAAATGTTCCTGACCCGACTGGGCGAAAACGTCACGGTCATTGTTAACGGCGATATTACCCAGTGCGACTTGCCCGCTGGGGTGCCTTCCGGTCTCGCGGACGCGCTGGCGCGTTTTGAAGAGGACGAGATGGTTGGCATTGTGCGCTTTGGCAAAGAGGATTGTGTGCGTTCTGCGCTTTGTCAGCGCACCCTGCACGCATATAGCTAG
- a CDS encoding serine acetyltransferase: protein MKKDELKKHLYECLRFEVMMSEKPFSWTRTLHKALKCPDRRFNFWWRIVSFLYHSESKTSKMLAKKINRKLIQKYNTEIQPGTQIGPGLTVSHFLSVVINECTVIGRNFKIRQNSTIGIPGRTDNSTSARIVIGDNVEVGAGSCIIGDDLVIGSNVTIGAMSFINKSIPDNSVVYTEKILVIRGK, encoded by the coding sequence ATGAAAAAAGATGAATTAAAAAAACACCTGTATGAATGTTTACGCTTCGAAGTGATGATGAGTGAGAAACCTTTTAGCTGGACACGTACGCTTCATAAAGCCTTAAAGTGTCCGGACAGGCGATTTAACTTCTGGTGGCGGATTGTCTCATTTCTGTACCATTCCGAGAGTAAAACCTCAAAGATGCTCGCGAAGAAAATTAATCGCAAATTAATTCAGAAGTACAACACTGAAATCCAGCCCGGCACCCAAATCGGACCGGGACTGACCGTCAGCCACTTCTTATCGGTGGTGATAAATGAATGCACCGTTATTGGCCGTAATTTCAAAATCCGTCAGAACTCCACGATCGGCATCCCCGGCCGCACAGATAACAGCACATCCGCCCGCATCGTTATTGGCGATAACGTTGAAGTGGGTGCCGGAAGTTGCATCATTGGGGACGACCTGGTCATAGGAAGTAACGTGACTATCGGCGCGATGTCATTTATCAATAAAAGCATCCCGGACAATAGCGTTGTTTATACCGAAAAAATTCTGGTCATCCGCGGTAAATAA
- the msrA gene encoding peptide-methionine (S)-S-oxide reductase MsrA, with translation MAIEYAVIAGGCFWCTEAVFKDVIGVESVESGYTGGARPNPTYEQVCSGATGHAEAIRIGFDPEQVTYGDLLDISFVTHDPTQLNRQGNDIGTQYRSAIFPANAEQEAEARAAIERAQADHDVPVVTTIEPLKEWYPAEAYHQDYWEGAGQRNGYCMAVIPPKLQKLRKSFANRVKS, from the coding sequence ATGGCAATCGAATACGCAGTTATCGCTGGCGGCTGTTTCTGGTGTACCGAAGCGGTATTTAAGGACGTGATCGGCGTAGAGTCGGTTGAAAGCGGCTATACCGGCGGAGCCCGTCCTAATCCGACCTATGAGCAGGTCTGCAGCGGTGCAACCGGTCATGCAGAAGCGATCCGCATTGGCTTTGATCCGGAGCAGGTAACCTACGGCGATCTGCTGGATATCAGCTTTGTCACGCATGATCCGACCCAGCTTAACCGTCAGGGCAATGATATCGGCACCCAGTATCGCTCCGCCATTTTCCCGGCGAATGCAGAACAGGAAGCAGAAGCGCGTGCCGCCATTGAACGCGCCCAGGCCGACCATGATGTGCCCGTGGTCACCACGATTGAGCCGCTGAAAGAGTGGTATCCCGCCGAGGCTTATCATCAGGATTACTGGGAAGGCGCGGGCCAGCGCAACGGCTACTGCATGGCCGTGATCCCACCGAAACTGCAGAAGCTGCGCAAGAGCTTCGCTAATCGGGTGAAGAGCTGA
- a CDS encoding flavin reductase family protein gives MSQRMHKYAFPVSKARKYLEPGPVLLLSSQYQDQHDIMTLGWHTVLEFSPSLVGCMIAGMNHSHELIRNSGQCVLNIPSASLINEVVAVGNSHGDSIDKFEAFGLTPEPAQVVVAPMIAECFASFECQLYDDSMVARYNLFIFEIVKAHVVGEPEYPATLHYTGEGRFSVMGDKMLDKSGDFKPEMLI, from the coding sequence ATGAGCCAACGCATGCACAAATATGCTTTTCCGGTCAGCAAAGCCCGTAAATATCTTGAGCCCGGACCGGTATTGCTGCTCAGTTCGCAGTATCAGGATCAGCATGACATTATGACGCTCGGCTGGCACACGGTGCTGGAGTTCTCTCCGTCACTGGTCGGCTGCATGATTGCCGGCATGAATCACAGCCACGAGCTGATCCGCAACAGCGGTCAGTGCGTGCTGAATATCCCTTCTGCCTCGCTGATTAATGAAGTGGTGGCTGTCGGCAACAGCCACGGTGACAGTATTGATAAGTTTGAGGCGTTTGGCCTGACGCCGGAACCGGCTCAGGTAGTGGTTGCGCCAATGATTGCCGAATGTTTTGCCAGCTTTGAATGTCAGCTTTATGACGATTCTATGGTCGCCCGCTACAACCTGTTTATTTTTGAGATCGTCAAAGCGCATGTCGTCGGGGAGCCCGAATATCCCGCTACCCTGCACTATACCGGTGAAGGCCGCTTCAGCGTGATGGGCGACAAAATGCTGGATAAAAGCGGAGATTTTAAACCGGAGATGCTCATCTAG
- the pmrB gene encoding two-component system sensor histidine kinase PmrB, which yields MIKRFDHRSMRFRLILTIGLILLVFQVISVVWLWHESKEQIQFLVEAQLQKRNMDSHVKREIHEAVASLAVPSLVMITLTLLLCYQAVKWVTRPLYQLQRELESRSEENLDPVTCHSQVHEIDAVTQAINQLVARLNSSLERERLFTADVAHELRTPLAGLRLHLELIERNSDVKVQPLVQRLDQMTHSVSQLLNLARAGQSFTSGTYQNVGLIEDVILPMEAELSIMLEAHQQTLVLDLPQAQFVRGDATLLKMLLRNLVENAHRYSPDNSTISVQLLSVPQPMMVVEDEGPGIDESKSGELSKAFIRMDSRYGGIGLGLSIVSRIVQLHRFQFFLENRRDRSGCRAVIKF from the coding sequence ATGATAAAACGTTTCGATCACCGCAGTATGCGCTTTCGCCTGATCCTGACTATTGGTCTGATCCTGCTGGTATTCCAGGTGATCAGCGTGGTCTGGCTGTGGCATGAGAGTAAAGAGCAGATTCAGTTTCTGGTGGAAGCGCAGTTGCAGAAGCGCAACATGGACAGCCACGTGAAGCGTGAAATCCACGAAGCAGTGGCCAGCCTGGCGGTGCCGAGTCTGGTGATGATTACGCTGACGCTGCTGCTTTGCTATCAGGCGGTGAAATGGGTCACCCGACCGCTGTATCAGCTGCAGCGGGAACTGGAAAGCCGCAGCGAAGAGAATCTCGATCCCGTCACCTGTCACAGTCAGGTTCATGAGATCGATGCGGTAACTCAGGCGATAAACCAGCTGGTCGCCCGCCTCAACAGCAGTCTGGAGCGCGAAAGATTGTTTACCGCCGACGTGGCGCATGAGTTGCGCACGCCGCTGGCGGGATTACGGCTCCACCTGGAGTTAATCGAACGCAACAGCGATGTCAAAGTTCAGCCGCTGGTGCAACGCCTGGATCAGATGACCCACAGCGTATCGCAGCTGCTGAATCTGGCGCGCGCCGGACAGTCATTTACCTCAGGCACCTATCAGAACGTCGGGCTGATCGAAGATGTGATCCTGCCGATGGAAGCGGAGCTGAGTATCATGCTGGAGGCGCATCAGCAGACGCTGGTTCTGGATCTGCCGCAGGCGCAGTTTGTGCGTGGTGATGCCACCCTGCTGAAGATGCTGCTGCGTAACCTGGTGGAGAACGCCCATCGCTACAGCCCGGATAACAGTACTATCAGCGTGCAGCTGCTGTCTGTGCCACAGCCCATGATGGTGGTGGAAGATGAGGGACCGGGAATTGATGAAAGTAAAAGTGGTGAGCTGAGTAAAGCGTTTATCCGGATGGACAGTCGCTATGGCGGTATCGGACTCGGGCTGAGCATTGTCAGCCGCATCGTCCAGTTACACCGTTTTCAGTTTTTCTTAGAGAACCGTCGCGACCGGAGCGGTTGCCGGGCCGTCATTAAGTTTTAA
- the pmrA gene encoding two-component system response regulator PmrA: protein MKILIVEDDALLLQGLMLALEGEGYVCDGVKRVRDAEAHFASGLYSLVVLDLGLPDEDGLHFLIRLRRQKKMTPVLILTARDTISERIAGLDAGADDYLIKPFSLDELLARIRALIRRHVNQGDSQVRVGSLALDMTHRQITLGDMLLDLTPKEFAILSRLMLKAGNPVHREILYQDIYNWETEPSTNTLEVHIHNLRDKIGKSAIRTVRGFGYALVTQDGVREAT, encoded by the coding sequence ATGAAGATACTGATTGTTGAAGATGATGCTCTGCTGCTGCAGGGCCTTATGCTGGCGCTGGAGGGCGAAGGCTATGTCTGCGATGGCGTGAAACGGGTACGCGATGCAGAAGCGCATTTCGCCAGCGGTCTCTATAGTCTGGTGGTGCTGGACCTGGGCTTGCCGGATGAAGATGGATTGCACTTCTTGATACGCCTGCGGCGGCAGAAGAAGATGACACCGGTGCTGATCCTGACCGCGCGCGACACCATCAGCGAGCGCATTGCCGGGCTCGACGCGGGTGCTGATGACTATCTGATTAAACCGTTTTCGCTGGATGAGCTGCTGGCGCGCATCCGCGCCCTGATTCGCCGTCACGTCAATCAGGGCGACAGCCAGGTGAGAGTCGGCTCGCTGGCGCTGGATATGACCCATCGTCAGATCACCCTCGGCGATATGCTGCTGGATCTGACGCCCAAAGAGTTTGCGATTCTGTCACGACTGATGCTGAAGGCCGGCAATCCGGTTCACCGTGAAATTCTCTACCAGGACATCTATAACTGGGAGACCGAGCCTTCTACTAATACGCTGGAAGTGCATATCCATAATCTGCGCGACAAAATTGGCAAAAGCGCCATTCGTACCGTGCGCGGATTTGGTTATGCGCTGGTGACGCAGGATGGCGTTCGCGAGGCCACATGA
- the eptA gene encoding phosphoethanolamine transferase EptA — MVFTLKRPLISRLSLLILAAVYIAVLLNIAYYRQVLAVMPLNNLHTTLVFLSMPFVAFSVINIVITLASFVWLDRLLAALFILLSASAQFFIQTYNIVVDRSMITNMMDTTASESFALITPQLLFTLLTSGVLMALLVFWPRIKRQQWRGVLARLLSVLLSAALIVLVALLFYKDYASLFRNNRELVKALSPSNSIAATLSWYKHEQLQNVPLVRIGEDAHLQPSRSSGKPNLTILVLGETSRAQNFSLGGYRRLTNPLLAKDDVIYFPHTTSCGTATAVSVPCMFSNMPRAHYDDVLAAHQEGLLDIIQRAGISVLWNENDGGCKGACDRVPHQDMTSLNLPGMCINGECYDEVLFHGLDDYISQLKGNGVIVLHTIGSHGPTYSHRYPPQFRQFEPTCDTNQIQDCSQQQLINTYDNTLVNVDHIVDKAINVLRAHQDRFTTSLVYLSDHGESLGENGAYLHGLPYAIAPDTQKHVPMLIWLSDDYQKRYAVNRGCLNKRAATDDFSQDNLFSTMLGLTGTATHEYVPADDILTPCRSQP; from the coding sequence ATGGTGTTTACCCTGAAGAGGCCGCTAATTAGCCGCCTAAGCTTGCTGATCCTGGCTGCGGTTTATATCGCGGTTTTACTTAATATTGCTTATTACCGTCAGGTGCTGGCGGTAATGCCGCTGAACAACCTGCATACCACGCTGGTGTTTTTATCAATGCCATTCGTTGCCTTTAGCGTGATTAACATCGTGATTACGCTGGCCTCATTTGTCTGGCTGGATCGGCTGCTGGCCGCACTGTTTATTCTGCTCTCTGCGTCGGCACAGTTTTTTATTCAGACTTATAACATCGTGGTCGATCGCTCAATGATCACCAACATGATGGATACCACAGCTTCCGAATCCTTTGCGCTGATTACGCCGCAGCTGCTCTTCACCCTGCTCACCTCGGGCGTGCTGATGGCGTTACTGGTTTTCTGGCCGCGCATAAAACGGCAGCAGTGGCGTGGCGTGCTGGCGCGACTGCTCAGCGTGCTGCTTTCCGCCGCGCTGATCGTGCTGGTTGCCCTGCTCTTCTATAAAGATTACGCTTCGCTGTTTCGCAATAACCGCGAGCTGGTTAAAGCGCTCAGCCCTTCTAACAGCATTGCGGCAACGCTCTCCTGGTATAAGCATGAGCAGTTGCAGAATGTGCCGCTGGTACGCATTGGTGAAGATGCCCATCTGCAGCCCAGCCGCAGCAGCGGTAAGCCGAATCTGACCATTCTGGTGCTGGGAGAGACGTCGCGCGCGCAAAACTTCTCGCTGGGCGGTTACCGTCGTCTGACCAATCCTCTACTGGCGAAAGACGATGTGATCTACTTCCCGCACACGACCTCGTGCGGCACGGCGACGGCGGTTTCTGTGCCCTGTATGTTCTCCAACATGCCGCGCGCGCATTATGATGATGTGCTGGCTGCCCATCAGGAGGGACTGCTGGATATTATTCAGCGCGCCGGCATCAGCGTGTTATGGAATGAAAATGATGGTGGCTGCAAAGGTGCCTGTGACCGGGTGCCGCATCAGGACATGACCAGCCTGAACCTGCCCGGCATGTGTATTAATGGTGAATGTTATGACGAGGTGCTGTTCCACGGTCTGGACGACTACATCAGCCAGCTGAAAGGTAACGGGGTCATTGTCCTGCACACCATTGGCAGTCATGGCCCGACCTACAGCCATCGCTATCCCCCACAGTTCCGTCAGTTTGAACCGACCTGTGACACTAATCAGATTCAGGACTGTTCGCAACAACAGCTGATCAACACCTATGACAACACGCTGGTCAATGTGGATCATATTGTCGATAAGGCCATCAATGTCCTGCGCGCGCATCAGGATCGCTTCACCACCAGCCTGGTCTATCTTTCTGATCATGGTGAATCGCTGGGTGAAAATGGGGCTTACCTGCATGGTCTGCCCTATGCTATTGCCCCGGATACGCAGAAACATGTGCCGATGCTGATCTGGCTCTCTGATGATTATCAGAAACGTTATGCGGTTAATCGCGGCTGTCTGAACAAACGGGCGGCGACAGATGATTTTTCACAGGATAATCTCTTTTCAACCATGCTGGGATTAACCGGCACCGCGACCCACGAATATGTGCCTGCGGATGATATTTTGACGCCGTGTCGGAGCCAACCTTAA